One region of Chlorobiota bacterium genomic DNA includes:
- a CDS encoding type II toxin-antitoxin system PemK/MazF family toxin: MNNRLFRGDVWWVDFEPVKGHEQGETRPALIVSHNQLNNSPAELVIVVPLTTKEKRYKSVVRIPKGQLASEKDSFVLCDQIRAISTDRLKHKIGSINRDLLDSVSDVLFTILGLESPGE, translated from the coding sequence ATGAATAATCGGTTATTTCGAGGGGACGTATGGTGGGTGGATTTTGAACCCGTAAAAGGTCACGAGCAGGGCGAAACTCGCCCGGCTCTTATCGTTTCTCACAACCAGCTTAACAACAGTCCTGCAGAGCTGGTGATTGTTGTCCCGCTTACCACAAAAGAGAAACGATACAAATCCGTTGTCCGAATACCAAAAGGGCAATTAGCCAGTGAAAAGGATAGCTTTGTACTCTGCGATCAAATTAGGGCTATTAGCACCGACAGGCTAAAGCATAAAATCGGAAGCATAAACCGAGATCTGTTGGATAGCGTTTCGGATGTCCTCTTTACCATCTTGGGATTGGAATCGCCTGGCGAGTAG
- a CDS encoding SIMPL domain-containing protein (The SIMPL domain is named for its presence in mouse protein SIMPL (signalling molecule that associates with mouse pelle-like kinase). Bacterial member BP26, from Brucella, was shown to assemble into a channel-like structure, while YggE from E. coli has been associated with resistance to oxidative stress.): protein MRTSLLTIIVLLLPAMILAQSPDEPSQKTIYVTGMAEAVVEPDEASFLVLIQTKDVNIDSALGKNAKIWGKFLDLIQEMAIPSSLIQSDRVDIEPEYLGKTPEYSIARGKSSYKEEDEPTVHEYSVERRVAVTLKDLNRYTEMLAKILKLDLKISTNPIIRLSTIDAKREELRLAAIRNAKERAVSLAAEIGAGVGDAVYIRERDGAGGYDEEDYASIAALRSGDMASASRSITPGKLTVRYAVTVVFELVKK from the coding sequence ATGCGTACATCTTTACTGACGATCATCGTTCTGTTATTACCGGCGATGATTCTTGCCCAATCCCCCGACGAACCCTCCCAAAAAACAATCTATGTTACTGGGATGGCCGAGGCGGTGGTGGAGCCGGATGAGGCTTCCTTTCTGGTGCTGATCCAAACGAAGGATGTCAACATTGATTCCGCGCTTGGCAAAAATGCCAAAATCTGGGGGAAATTCCTTGACCTGATTCAGGAAATGGCGATCCCCTCCAGCCTTATCCAGTCCGACCGCGTGGACATTGAACCGGAGTACTTGGGGAAAACACCCGAGTACAGCATTGCACGCGGGAAAAGCTCCTACAAGGAAGAGGACGAACCTACGGTCCATGAGTACTCCGTGGAACGGCGCGTTGCCGTAACGCTGAAGGACTTGAACCGCTACACCGAGATGCTGGCCAAAATCTTAAAACTTGATCTGAAAATCAGTACCAACCCCATCATTCGCCTTTCCACCATTGACGCTAAGCGCGAGGAACTCCGCCTGGCCGCCATACGCAATGCAAAGGAGCGGGCCGTGTCGCTTGCTGCTGAAATTGGTGCGGGGGTTGGCGATGCTGTCTATATCCGCGAACGGGACGGGGCAGGGGGATACGATGAGGAGGATTATGCCAGCATTGCAGCGTTGCGCTCCGGCGATATGGCATCGGCCAGCAGAAGCATCACTCCTGGAAAACTTACGGTCCGCTACGCAGTTACGGTGGTTTTTGAGCTGGTGAAAAAATAA
- a CDS encoding NADP-dependent malic enzyme, protein MGIQIKREDALEYHKMGRPGKVEIVSTKPVSTQRDLSLAYTPGVAEPCREIALDEEKVYDYTAKGNLVAVITNGTAVLGLGNIGPEAGKPVMEGKGVLFKKFADIDVFDIELNVTDEQAVIDAIAAMEPTFGGINLEDIKAPECFAIERELKARMNIPVFHDDQHGTAIISGAALVNAVELQGKKIDEVKIVVSGAGAAAISCSRFYLLLGARRQNIFMCDKEGLLYDGRDGMDIYKAEFANGTTPMTLSEVMEGADVFIGLSAAGVVTQEMIATMGPKPIVFAMANPDPEIGYEEATSVRDDIIMATGRSDYPNQVNNVLGFPFIFRGALDVRARAINDEMKLAAAKALAELARQDVPDAVIRSYDDQAISFGPEYIIPKPFDQRVLLWVAPAVARAAMETGVARRPIRDWDEYRHQLEARLGKRQGFMVPIINLAQAHQRKKRIVLPEGEELPILRAAQRLVEERICRPILLGRPSVINELAEQFHVDLSGVEIVNPLEDERRFTYRKAFFELRARKGVTEAAAGRMLIRTIFFGMMMVRRGDADGVVAGVSMSYPDVIRPALQIIGRDPRYSRVAGLYVMMPKSGGQYFLADTTVNIDPNADDLAEIALMAAETAARFDVVPRVAMLSFSNFGESKHPNAVKMRRATELVKLTHPHLLVDGEMQADAAVMADILNHFYPFNTLGGQAANVLIFPNIDSGNIAYKLLMRIGECEAIGPLLMGMNKPVHVLQRSSDVQDIVNVVALTVAESWESGRK, encoded by the coding sequence ATGGGAATCCAAATCAAGCGCGAGGACGCGCTGGAATATCACAAGATGGGGCGGCCTGGGAAGGTGGAGATCGTCTCCACCAAACCAGTCTCCACCCAACGGGACTTGTCGCTGGCCTACACCCCCGGCGTTGCCGAACCCTGCCGCGAAATCGCGCTGGACGAAGAAAAGGTGTACGACTACACCGCCAAAGGGAACCTGGTGGCGGTGATCACCAACGGCACGGCGGTGTTGGGGTTGGGGAATATTGGCCCCGAGGCTGGGAAGCCGGTGATGGAAGGGAAAGGGGTGCTCTTCAAGAAGTTCGCCGACATTGATGTCTTCGACATCGAGCTGAACGTCACCGATGAGCAAGCGGTGATTGACGCAATCGCCGCAATGGAGCCAACGTTCGGCGGCATCAATCTTGAGGATATCAAGGCCCCGGAGTGCTTCGCGATTGAGCGGGAGCTGAAGGCCCGGATGAACATCCCCGTGTTCCACGATGACCAGCATGGAACCGCCATTATCTCCGGCGCAGCGCTGGTGAATGCTGTTGAGCTGCAAGGGAAGAAGATTGATGAGGTGAAGATTGTGGTCAGTGGTGCTGGCGCGGCGGCAATCAGCTGCTCGCGGTTTTACCTTCTGCTGGGCGCACGCCGCCAGAACATCTTCATGTGCGACAAGGAGGGGTTGCTGTACGACGGGCGCGATGGAATGGACATCTACAAAGCGGAGTTCGCCAACGGCACCACGCCGATGACGTTATCGGAAGTGATGGAGGGGGCGGATGTTTTCATTGGCTTATCGGCAGCGGGGGTGGTGACGCAGGAGATGATTGCCACGATGGGGCCGAAGCCAATCGTTTTTGCAATGGCAAATCCGGACCCCGAAATCGGCTACGAGGAAGCAACCAGCGTCCGCGACGACATCATCATGGCCACCGGGCGGAGCGATTATCCGAACCAAGTCAACAACGTGTTGGGGTTCCCGTTCATCTTCCGCGGGGCGTTGGACGTGCGCGCGCGGGCAATCAACGATGAGATGAAGCTGGCCGCCGCAAAAGCCCTTGCCGAGCTTGCCCGCCAGGACGTTCCCGATGCCGTCATCCGCAGCTACGACGACCAAGCGATCAGCTTTGGGCCGGAGTACATCATCCCGAAACCGTTCGACCAGCGGGTGCTGTTGTGGGTTGCCCCGGCGGTGGCGCGTGCGGCAATGGAGACCGGCGTTGCGCGCCGCCCAATCCGCGACTGGGACGAATACCGCCACCAGCTGGAAGCACGGCTTGGGAAGCGGCAGGGGTTCATGGTTCCGATTATCAACCTTGCACAAGCGCACCAGCGGAAGAAGCGGATTGTGCTGCCGGAAGGGGAGGAACTTCCCATACTCCGTGCGGCGCAGCGATTGGTGGAAGAACGCATCTGCCGCCCAATCCTGCTTGGCCGCCCATCGGTGATTAACGAGCTTGCCGAGCAGTTCCATGTTGACCTTAGCGGCGTGGAGATTGTGAACCCGCTGGAGGACGAACGGAGGTTCACCTACCGCAAGGCATTCTTCGAGCTTCGCGCCCGCAAAGGGGTAACGGAAGCCGCGGCGGGGCGGATGTTGATCCGAACAATCTTTTTTGGGATGATGATGGTCCGGCGTGGCGATGCCGACGGCGTGGTTGCCGGGGTTTCCATGTCCTATCCTGACGTTATCCGCCCCGCGTTGCAAATCATCGGGCGGGACCCGCGCTACTCACGCGTGGCGGGGCTGTACGTGATGATGCCGAAATCCGGGGGCCAATACTTCCTTGCCGACACCACCGTCAACATTGACCCCAACGCCGACGACCTTGCCGAGATTGCGCTGATGGCCGCCGAAACCGCCGCACGGTTCGACGTCGTGCCGCGTGTGGCGATGCTCTCGTTCAGCAACTTCGGCGAATCGAAGCACCCGAACGCCGTGAAGATGCGCCGCGCAACCGAGCTGGTGAAACTGACCCATCCCCACCTGTTAGTTGATGGCGAGATGCAGGCCGACGCAGCGGTAATGGCCGACATCCTGAACCATTTCTATCCATTCAACACGCTGGGGGGCCAGGCCGCAAACGTGCTGATCTTCCCCAACATTGACTCCGGCAACATCGCCTACAAACTGCTGATGCGGATTGGGGAATGCGAGGCAATCGGCCCGTTGCTGATGGGGATGAACAAACCGGTCCACGTGCTTCAGCGCAGCAGCGACGTGCAGGACATCGTCAACGTGGTGGCGCTGACCGTGGCGGAGTCGTGGGAGTCGGGGCGGAAATAG
- a CDS encoding sigma-54-dependent Fis family transcriptional regulator, with translation MNNTPASSRPDILLIDDDPNFLEAVGELLKRVGHRTLSARSGEEGLTLLGTEAHNVELVLLDIRMPGMGGLQTLEQIVRFHPALPVIMLTGENSIDLVVHAMKAGATNYIYKGSGANELLAAINAVVEQLRAGKEKAGDASEYGIIGRSPDLQRIIGEAALCARSMISVLITGETGVGKDLLASAIHKMSPRKNKPFVVLDVPNIPATMFESELFGHTKGAFTGAVDVKPGMVQAAHQGTLFLDEIGEFPIELQSKFLRVIDSQTVRRLGSVQAEEVDVRIVSATNRDLLEAVSDRTFREDLLYRLRGIEIHIPALRERREDIAPLANYFLTGFAKKNDMGPKRFSDSAIDMLERQRWPGNIRELRRVTEAAAVMTPGELIEHTDLTRVLDRNDSSRGYDLAVVRDYSDVQQLAKQTKKEELVKILDRNEWNITKAAAELGIDRSTLSKQMKTLGINKPRLGMR, from the coding sequence ATGAACAACACTCCGGCTTCTTCCCGGCCCGACATCTTACTGATTGACGACGATCCGAACTTCCTTGAAGCTGTTGGCGAGTTGCTGAAACGGGTGGGCCACCGAACCCTTTCGGCACGCAGCGGCGAGGAAGGGCTGACGCTGTTAGGAACCGAGGCCCACAACGTGGAGTTGGTCCTGCTGGACATTCGGATGCCAGGAATGGGGGGGCTGCAAACGCTGGAGCAGATCGTCCGGTTCCACCCCGCGCTTCCGGTGATTATGCTAACCGGCGAGAACTCCATTGACCTTGTGGTCCATGCGATGAAGGCCGGGGCCACCAACTACATCTACAAAGGGTCCGGCGCGAACGAACTGCTGGCGGCAATCAACGCCGTGGTGGAGCAGTTGCGCGCGGGGAAGGAGAAAGCGGGGGATGCAAGCGAGTACGGGATTATCGGGCGAAGCCCCGATCTGCAACGGATTATCGGCGAGGCCGCGCTGTGTGCCCGCTCGATGATCTCCGTCCTTATCACCGGCGAAACCGGCGTTGGGAAGGACCTGCTGGCCAGCGCAATCCACAAGATGAGCCCGCGCAAGAACAAGCCGTTTGTGGTGTTGGACGTGCCGAACATCCCGGCCACCATGTTCGAAAGTGAGTTGTTCGGCCACACGAAAGGGGCATTCACCGGGGCGGTAGATGTGAAGCCCGGGATGGTCCAGGCCGCGCACCAGGGGACCTTGTTTTTGGATGAGATCGGTGAGTTCCCGATTGAGCTTCAATCAAAATTTCTGCGAGTGATTGACTCGCAAACCGTCCGCCGGCTTGGCTCGGTCCAGGCCGAGGAAGTGGATGTTCGGATCGTATCGGCCACCAACCGTGACCTTCTGGAGGCGGTCAGCGACCGAACCTTCCGCGAGGATCTTCTGTACCGTTTGCGCGGGATTGAGATTCACATCCCCGCGCTGCGGGAACGGCGGGAGGACATCGCGCCGTTGGCGAACTACTTCTTGACTGGGTTTGCCAAAAAGAACGACATGGGGCCGAAGCGGTTCAGCGATTCGGCGATTGATATGCTGGAGCGGCAACGCTGGCCCGGGAACATCCGCGAGCTTCGCCGCGTGACCGAGGCTGCCGCGGTGATGACCCCCGGGGAATTGATCGAGCACACCGATTTGACCCGCGTGCTGGATCGCAACGACTCATCGCGCGGGTACGACCTTGCCGTGGTTCGCGACTACAGCGACGTGCAGCAGCTGGCCAAGCAGACGAAGAAGGAGGAGTTGGTGAAAATCCTGGACCGGAACGAATGGAACATCACCAAAGCCGCTGCCGAGTTAGGGATTGACCGCTCCACACTCAGCAAGCAGATGAAAACCCTGGGGATCAACAAGCCGCGGCTTGGGATGCGATAA
- a CDS encoding response regulator transcription factor, whose protein sequence is MAISQQTQLPAPLRTVIVDDEPLARDLLRGMLASEPGIEVVGECRDGLEALAMLPQLRPDLLFLDIQMPELSGFDLLAQLPQDQLPAIIFVTAFDHFALQAFEVNAIDYLLKPFDDQRLGSAVARARQRLIANGHEQENAAKLQQLLAMLPGVNGHRQRVVARDGERLIFVPTETVEWFEADGKYIQIHSSMGSYTMREGMYRLEAELDPARFVRISRSAIVNVNRIAELRPWFQGDFLVVLRNGKQLPTTRSWRGNIQRLVAGG, encoded by the coding sequence ATGGCCATATCACAACAGACCCAGCTTCCCGCACCGCTCCGCACCGTTATCGTTGACGACGAGCCGCTTGCCCGCGACCTGCTGCGGGGGATGCTTGCTTCCGAACCAGGCATCGAAGTGGTGGGGGAATGCCGCGACGGGCTTGAGGCGTTGGCAATGCTTCCGCAGCTTCGCCCCGACCTCCTTTTTCTGGACATCCAAATGCCGGAGCTTAGCGGGTTTGATTTGCTCGCCCAGCTTCCCCAGGACCAGCTTCCCGCCATCATCTTCGTCACCGCGTTTGACCATTTTGCGCTGCAGGCCTTCGAGGTAAACGCCATTGATTACTTGCTGAAGCCGTTCGACGACCAACGGCTGGGAAGCGCGGTGGCACGCGCACGCCAACGGCTGATTGCCAACGGGCACGAACAGGAGAACGCGGCCAAGCTGCAACAACTGCTGGCGATGCTCCCCGGGGTCAACGGCCACCGCCAACGGGTTGTGGCCCGCGACGGCGAACGCCTGATCTTTGTTCCCACCGAAACGGTGGAGTGGTTCGAGGCCGACGGGAAGTATATCCAGATCCACAGCAGCATGGGAAGCTACACCATGCGCGAGGGGATGTACCGGCTGGAGGCGGAGCTGGACCCGGCGCGTTTTGTTCGGATCAGCCGTTCGGCCATTGTGAACGTGAACCGCATTGCCGAGCTTCGGCCCTGGTTCCAGGGGGATTTTTTGGTGGTGCTGCGCAACGGCAAGCAACTTCCCACCACACGGTCGTGGCGGGGAAATATCCAACGGCTGGTGGCGGGGGGGTAG
- the argC gene encoding N-acetyl-gamma-glutamyl-phosphate reductase, giving the protein MIIQSPQFRIGIAGASGYSGGQLLRLLLGHRGVAIGPLFANSSAGADVATLHPELRGRIDAQFEPWSVEKAIGCDLLFLALPSGEALQLLGPLVEHGVRVIDLGGDFRLKDPAAYQQFYRRPHTATQYLPAATYGLPEWSKDAIGAAKVVANPGCYPTSILLPLLPLVAAGVVDLDCIIIHSMSGTTGAGRAATAELSFSEVFGNVRAYRVGDHQHLPEIEQAIAQVAGREVTVSFTPHLLPVARGIATTMTLGLRRPITESEIDQIYRQHYSAAPFVRWSAERIPDLRGVVGTNFIDIGYRLDPRTGRLALMSAIDNLLKGAAGQAVQTMNIQLGFDETEGLL; this is encoded by the coding sequence ATGATTATTCAATCACCCCAATTTCGCATTGGCATTGCTGGCGCTTCCGGGTACTCCGGCGGCCAGCTGCTGCGGTTGCTGCTTGGGCATCGTGGGGTGGCGATTGGCCCGCTGTTCGCCAATTCCTCGGCTGGCGCAGATGTGGCCACGCTCCACCCCGAACTGCGCGGAAGAATAGATGCCCAGTTTGAACCCTGGAGCGTTGAAAAAGCGATTGGATGCGACCTCCTCTTCCTTGCCCTTCCCTCCGGCGAAGCCTTGCAATTGCTTGGCCCGTTGGTGGAGCATGGAGTTCGGGTGATAGACCTTGGCGGCGATTTCCGGCTGAAGGACCCCGCGGCCTACCAGCAGTTCTACCGCCGCCCACACACCGCCACCCAGTATCTGCCAGCGGCCACGTACGGGTTGCCGGAATGGAGCAAGGATGCGATCGGCGCGGCGAAGGTGGTGGCCAACCCGGGATGCTATCCAACAAGCATTCTTCTTCCGCTTCTTCCGTTGGTGGCTGCGGGGGTGGTTGATCTTGATTGCATAATTATTCACTCCATGTCGGGCACAACCGGCGCGGGGCGGGCGGCCACGGCGGAGCTTTCGTTCAGCGAAGTTTTTGGGAACGTGCGGGCCTATCGCGTGGGGGACCACCAGCATCTGCCGGAGATTGAGCAGGCCATTGCCCAGGTTGCGGGAAGGGAGGTCACGGTATCGTTCACCCCACACCTGCTTCCGGTTGCCCGCGGGATTGCAACAACCATGACCTTGGGCCTACGCCGCCCGATAACGGAATCGGAGATTGACCAGATCTACCGCCAGCACTATTCCGCCGCGCCGTTTGTCCGTTGGTCGGCGGAGCGGATCCCCGATTTGCGCGGTGTGGTTGGCACAAATTTCATTGACATCGGCTACCGCCTGGACCCGCGAACCGGGCGGCTGGCGCTGATGTCGGCGATTGATAACCTGCTGAAAGGTGCTGCCGGGCAAGCCGTGCAAACCATGAACATCCAACTTGGCTTCGATGAAACGGAGGGGCTACTATGA
- a CDS encoding RNA polymerase sigma factor: protein MKFFRRHTIPAVRGLPDDDLCAMIATGNHRESEAAFTELYGRYARRIHAYCVRIVTDPQDAEDVFQETFIRFHHTLRKKNGAENGEGDPPPSRNTSGLLFTIARNLCLNQKQRNIRWKTEQVESDMLHAWDKPYEQKEMVELITTALELLPHDYREAFVLREYDGLPYNEIAELTGASLATAKIRVFRAKEKLRKILEPYLRDSQVND, encoded by the coding sequence TTGAAATTCTTCCGTCGCCATACTATCCCTGCCGTTCGCGGCCTTCCCGATGACGACCTGTGCGCAATGATCGCCACGGGGAACCATCGGGAATCGGAGGCTGCGTTTACGGAACTCTACGGCAGATACGCCCGGCGAATCCATGCCTACTGCGTCCGCATCGTGACGGATCCGCAGGATGCCGAGGATGTTTTCCAGGAGACGTTCATCCGCTTCCATCACACCCTGCGGAAAAAAAACGGCGCGGAGAATGGAGAAGGCGACCCGCCGCCAAGCCGGAACACCTCGGGGCTGCTGTTCACCATTGCGCGGAATCTGTGCCTGAACCAAAAACAACGGAACATCCGCTGGAAGACCGAGCAGGTGGAAAGCGATATGCTCCACGCCTGGGACAAACCCTACGAACAAAAAGAGATGGTGGAGCTTATCACCACCGCGCTGGAATTGCTGCCGCACGACTACCGCGAGGCGTTTGTCCTGCGTGAGTATGATGGGCTTCCGTACAACGAAATCGCCGAGCTTACCGGGGCTTCGCTGGCAACAGCAAAAATCCGGGTGTTCCGCGCAAAAGAAAAACTCCGCAAGATTCTGGAACCATACTTGCGGGATAGCCAAGTAAACGATTAG
- the argJ gene encoding bifunctional glutamate N-acetyltransferase/amino-acid acetyltransferase ArgJ, whose amino-acid sequence MKPEIVHIEGGITAAPGFRAGGVHCGIRRRKLDLALLVSDRPATVAGVFTTNKAQAAPVLANRIQLRRTPTCQAVAVNSGVANACTGERGLEDAWQMIRQTAAALDLPEDQVLVSSTGVIGEYLPIEKISAGIAQLAPQLSAEGAHDAALAIMTTDTCSKEYAVRVRIGGVPVTIGAMAKGSGMIAPNMATMLAFIATDAAITQPALQLMLGRACQLSFNRISVDGDTSTNDMAIVLANGLAGNPTVTEGTTEFDEFADALTHVMVVLAKMIARDGEGAQKLIEIQVRGAATEAEAEQAARSVANSNLVKTAIHGADANWGRILAAVGYSGIEFDPEQMSIALNGVPILAPGYQIVIDEEKAKRALEWEEVVILIDLFRGDHEVRFWTCDLTKEYVHINASYRS is encoded by the coding sequence ATGAAACCAGAAATCGTCCACATTGAAGGGGGAATCACCGCCGCGCCAGGCTTCCGGGCCGGGGGAGTGCATTGCGGAATCCGCCGCCGCAAACTGGACCTTGCCTTGCTGGTAAGCGACCGCCCCGCAACAGTTGCGGGGGTCTTCACCACCAACAAGGCCCAGGCCGCGCCGGTGCTTGCCAACCGAATCCAGCTGCGCCGGACCCCCACCTGCCAGGCCGTTGCCGTCAACAGCGGCGTTGCCAACGCTTGCACCGGCGAGCGTGGGCTGGAGGACGCTTGGCAGATGATCCGCCAAACCGCCGCCGCGCTGGACCTTCCCGAAGATCAAGTTCTGGTTTCCAGCACCGGGGTGATTGGTGAGTATCTCCCAATCGAAAAAATTTCCGCAGGGATTGCCCAGCTTGCGCCGCAGCTTTCCGCCGAAGGCGCGCACGACGCTGCGTTGGCGATTATGACCACCGACACCTGCTCAAAAGAATACGCCGTGCGGGTCCGCATTGGCGGCGTTCCGGTGACGATTGGGGCAATGGCGAAAGGCTCGGGGATGATTGCGCCGAACATGGCCACCATGCTGGCATTTATCGCCACCGATGCCGCCATCACCCAGCCCGCGTTGCAGCTGATGCTGGGGCGCGCCTGCCAACTTTCCTTCAATCGCATCAGCGTGGACGGCGACACCAGCACCAACGACATGGCGATTGTGCTGGCAAACGGCCTTGCCGGAAACCCAACCGTGACCGAAGGAACAACCGAGTTCGACGAGTTTGCCGACGCGCTGACCCACGTGATGGTGGTGCTGGCAAAAATGATTGCCCGCGACGGAGAAGGGGCGCAAAAACTGATTGAAATCCAAGTGCGCGGCGCAGCAACCGAGGCCGAGGCCGAACAGGCGGCGCGCTCGGTTGCCAACTCCAACTTGGTGAAAACCGCAATCCACGGGGCCGACGCAAACTGGGGGCGGATACTTGCAGCGGTGGGGTATTCGGGGATTGAGTTCGACCCTGAGCAGATGTCAATCGCGCTGAACGGCGTGCCGATCCTTGCCCCGGGCTACCAGATTGTGATTGATGAAGAAAAAGCAAAACGAGCGTTAGAGTGGGAGGAAGTGGTAATCCTGATTGACCTGTTCCGTGGCGACCACGAAGTCCGGTTCTGGACCTGCGACCTGACGAAAGAATACGTCCACATCAACGCCAGCTACCGGTCGTGA
- the icd gene encoding NADP-dependent isocitrate dehydrogenase — protein MAFTLQPPTVGEPITMQQGQLNVPNNPIVPFIEGDGTGADIWRASVRVLDAAVEKAYGGTKQIAWYEVYAGEKANEVYGEAIWLPEDTLDAFKKYLVGIKGPLTTPVGGGIRSLNVALRQMLDLYVCLRPVRWFNGVPSPVRHPEKVDMVIFRENTEDIYAGIEWAAGTPEAQKMLDFLQAEFPKMFDKIRFGTSAKATGFWDTVGVPESFDEVMVGLGIKPVSRSGSVRLIHSAISYAIANNRKSVTLVHKGNIMKFTEGAFRDWGYDVAKRYFGAEEIDGGPWCRIPEGKPGAGIVIKDAIADITLQQVLTRPDEFDVIATLNLNGDYLSDALAAQVGGIGIAPGANINYISGAAIFEATHGTAPKYANLDKVNPGSVILSGEMMLRYMGWTEAADLIIKGMDGAIANKRVTYDFARLMEGATEIKCSEFGDAIIAAM, from the coding sequence ATGGCATTCACGCTTCAGCCGCCAACCGTTGGCGAACCGATCACCATGCAGCAGGGGCAACTCAACGTCCCGAACAACCCCATCGTTCCCTTTATCGAGGGGGACGGAACCGGAGCCGACATCTGGCGCGCCAGCGTCCGCGTGTTGGATGCCGCCGTCGAAAAAGCCTACGGCGGAACCAAGCAGATTGCCTGGTATGAAGTCTATGCCGGCGAAAAAGCGAACGAGGTGTATGGGGAGGCAATCTGGCTTCCCGAGGACACGCTGGACGCATTCAAAAAATATTTGGTGGGGATCAAGGGGCCGCTGACAACGCCGGTTGGCGGCGGGATTCGCAGCCTGAACGTGGCCTTGCGCCAGATGCTGGACCTGTACGTCTGCTTGCGCCCGGTCCGTTGGTTCAATGGAGTTCCAAGCCCCGTTCGCCATCCAGAAAAAGTGGATATGGTGATCTTCCGTGAGAACACGGAGGACATCTACGCCGGGATTGAATGGGCAGCGGGAACCCCTGAGGCCCAAAAGATGCTGGACTTTTTGCAGGCGGAGTTCCCGAAGATGTTCGACAAAATCCGTTTTGGAACCAGCGCGAAGGCCACTGGATTCTGGGATACCGTTGGCGTGCCGGAATCGTTCGATGAGGTGATGGTTGGCTTGGGAATCAAGCCGGTAAGCCGCAGCGGAAGCGTCCGGCTGATCCACAGCGCCATCAGCTACGCGATTGCCAACAACCGCAAAAGCGTCACGCTGGTTCACAAAGGGAACATCATGAAGTTCACCGAAGGCGCCTTCCGCGACTGGGGCTACGACGTTGCCAAACGCTACTTCGGTGCCGAAGAAATTGACGGCGGGCCATGGTGCCGGATCCCGGAAGGGAAGCCCGGGGCCGGAATCGTGATTAAAGACGCGATTGCCGACATCACCCTGCAGCAGGTTCTTACCCGCCCGGATGAGTTCGACGTAATCGCCACGCTGAACCTGAACGGCGACTACCTTAGCGACGCGCTGGCCGCACAAGTTGGCGGAATCGGAATTGCGCCCGGGGCAAATATCAACTACATCAGCGGGGCGGCCATTTTCGAGGCAACCCACGGAACCGCACCGAAATACGCCAATCTGGATAAAGTCAACCCAGGCTCGGTGATTTTAAGCGGCGAGATGATGCTCCGCTACATGGGCTGGACCGAAGCCGCCGATCTTATTATCAAAGGGATGGACGGCGCAATCGCCAACAAGCGCGTGACGTACGATTTTGCCCGATTGATGGAAGGGGCAACCGAGATCAAATGCAGCGAATTCGGCGATGCGATTATCGCAGCGATGTAA